The Streptomyces sp. NBC_00670 genome window below encodes:
- a CDS encoding glycosyltransferase translates to MTQPLTVAVLIPAHNEETTIGELVQACLDQPYPIAQLIVVADSCNDRTAQVAREAGASLVLETSHADKAANQNDALPYITADVIVGFDGDSRPTRDCITLMLADLAKGYDATCSSILPLQETGFFIEARRFAYSLGSQWWRLCQRRVGRLQVLTGASYAFRTDVVRAVGGFPNGLISADMDITWKLHENGYKAWYTPAALTLTVDPENWAEYRAQMPRWAAGYFQNVARYRGQMWHWRSLLTVGTAMFDLVTLWWWALVVVYNLATWQHLSMFRYMGYWFAGHTALTMYLVSRVVGWKKAALGFAPYTLLNFYNKWLYTKSMCREWFLGRHYASWTGRSGRKTVITPMTRRRRRALAQVGVYAGTAASLAGGYLGSTALWGLGAAAALCIPLSLVRVRGTGRRRAPAPSHTSPAAPPTTR, encoded by the coding sequence CTGACCCAGCCGCTGACGGTCGCCGTCCTCATCCCCGCGCACAACGAGGAGACGACGATCGGGGAGCTGGTCCAGGCGTGCCTGGACCAGCCGTACCCCATCGCCCAGCTCATCGTCGTGGCGGACTCCTGCAACGATCGCACCGCCCAGGTGGCCCGCGAGGCCGGCGCGAGCCTCGTCCTGGAGACCTCGCACGCCGACAAGGCGGCGAACCAGAACGACGCCCTGCCCTACATCACGGCCGACGTGATCGTCGGCTTCGACGGCGACTCCCGCCCCACCCGGGACTGCATCACCCTGATGCTGGCCGACCTGGCCAAGGGCTACGACGCCACCTGCTCCAGCATCCTGCCCCTGCAGGAAACCGGGTTCTTCATCGAAGCCCGGCGCTTCGCCTACAGCCTGGGCAGCCAGTGGTGGCGCCTGTGCCAGCGCCGCGTCGGCCGCCTCCAGGTCCTCACCGGCGCCTCCTACGCCTTCCGCACGGACGTGGTGCGGGCTGTCGGCGGCTTCCCCAACGGCCTCATCAGCGCCGACATGGACATCACCTGGAAACTCCACGAGAACGGCTACAAGGCCTGGTACACCCCGGCCGCGCTGACCCTCACCGTCGACCCGGAGAACTGGGCCGAGTACCGGGCGCAGATGCCCCGGTGGGCCGCCGGCTACTTCCAGAACGTCGCCCGGTACCGCGGGCAGATGTGGCACTGGCGATCCCTCCTCACGGTGGGGACGGCGATGTTCGATCTCGTCACGCTGTGGTGGTGGGCGCTCGTCGTGGTCTACAACCTGGCCACCTGGCAGCACCTGTCGATGTTCCGGTACATGGGCTACTGGTTCGCCGGCCACACCGCGCTGACCATGTACCTGGTCTCCCGCGTCGTCGGCTGGAAGAAGGCCGCCCTCGGCTTCGCCCCGTACACGCTCCTGAACTTCTACAACAAGTGGCTGTACACCAAGTCGATGTGCCGTGAGTGGTTCCTGGGCCGCCACTACGCCTCCTGGACCGGACGCTCCGGACGCAAGACCGTCATCACCCCGATGACGCGACGCCGCCGCCGCGCCCTCGCGCAGGTCGGCGTCTACGCGGGCACCGCCGCCTCGCTCGCCGGCGGGTACCTCGGCAGCACCGCCTTGTGGGGCCTCGGCGCCGCCGCGGCCCTGTGCATCCCCCTGTCCCTGGTCCGGGTTCGCGGTACCGGCAGACGGCGCGCGCCCGCCCCCTCCCACACCAGCCCTGCGGCCCCTCCCACAACCCGCTAA
- a CDS encoding nucleotide sugar dehydrogenase, with amino-acid sequence MKIVVMGQGYVGLPLAMAAIEDGHHVVGFEPDTQRCEQLQVGRSYVEDVPDESLRRALATGRYQPTRHEELLAGFDVAVITVPTPLTDRQPDLSAVREAAQTVGSHLRHGGLVVLESTTHPGTTRGVLMPILEKATGLQAGRDFHLGFSPERIDPGNEQWRFTNTPKIISGLTPECLDRVEHFYAGLTQYLVPAGTPEEAELAKVFENTFRHVNIALVNELSRLAHTLGVDVWRALRLAGTKPFGFTRFLPGPGVGGHCLPVDPVYLTHHVRTRHGQAFRLVELAQDINDGQPAYVVQRLQDALNVRFHRGVHGARILALGLAYKPGTSDARQSPAAEVVAQLQAKGAFVDTLDPHVAAERTCRPATAPTALAGPTPPMPYGHYDAVVLLTAHDEFDLTAVADQAAYVLDTRGVMPVAPHIERL; translated from the coding sequence GTGAAGATCGTCGTGATGGGGCAGGGCTACGTCGGCCTGCCCCTCGCCATGGCCGCCATCGAGGACGGCCACCACGTCGTCGGGTTCGAACCCGACACACAGCGGTGCGAACAGCTCCAGGTAGGCCGCTCGTACGTCGAGGACGTCCCCGACGAAAGTCTCCGCCGGGCCCTGGCCACCGGCCGCTACCAGCCGACCCGGCACGAGGAACTCCTCGCCGGGTTCGACGTCGCCGTCATCACCGTGCCCACGCCGCTGACGGACCGCCAGCCCGATCTCAGCGCCGTACGGGAGGCCGCGCAGACCGTCGGATCCCACCTGAGGCATGGGGGCCTGGTGGTGCTGGAGTCGACCACCCACCCGGGCACCACGCGCGGCGTACTGATGCCCATCCTGGAGAAGGCCACCGGTCTGCAAGCGGGCCGGGACTTCCATCTCGGGTTCAGCCCGGAGCGCATCGACCCGGGCAACGAGCAGTGGCGGTTCACCAACACCCCGAAAATCATCTCCGGGCTGACGCCGGAGTGCCTGGACCGGGTCGAGCACTTCTACGCCGGGCTCACGCAGTACCTCGTCCCCGCCGGCACCCCGGAAGAGGCAGAGCTGGCAAAGGTCTTCGAAAACACGTTTCGCCACGTGAACATCGCCCTCGTCAACGAGCTCAGCCGCCTGGCCCACACCCTCGGGGTGGACGTGTGGCGCGCCCTGCGGCTCGCCGGCACCAAGCCCTTCGGGTTCACCAGGTTCCTGCCGGGTCCGGGTGTGGGCGGGCACTGCCTGCCGGTCGACCCGGTCTACCTCACCCACCACGTCCGTACCCGGCACGGGCAGGCGTTCCGGCTCGTGGAGCTCGCGCAGGACATCAACGACGGCCAGCCCGCCTATGTCGTCCAGCGCCTTCAGGACGCGCTCAACGTCCGCTTCCACCGCGGCGTGCACGGCGCCCGGATCCTGGCGCTCGGCCTGGCGTACAAGCCGGGCACCAGCGACGCCCGGCAGTCACCGGCCGCCGAGGTCGTCGCCCAGCTCCAGGCCAAGGGCGCCTTCGTCGACACCCTCGACCCGCACGTCGCGGCCGAGCGCACCTGCCGCCCCGCCACTGCGCCGACGGCTCTCGCCGGGCCCACGCCTCCGATGCCGTACGGGCACTACGACGCCGTCGTGCTCCTCACCGCGCACGACGAATTCGACCTCACCGCGGTCGCCGACCAGGCGGCCTACGTGCTGGACACGCGGGGCGTCATGCCCGTCGCCCCGCACATCGAACGGCTGTGA
- a CDS encoding DUF2637 domain-containing protein, with product MAGSGGALAAAWVPVTAGRPRTPARAAVPKTRTSVPGVGDAVPGTGRAVPGARATGTRRALEALAIVGGLVLAAIGFTGSYRSLVRLGQQHGLGEFARVFPVGVDVGIVVLYAIDLYLTHRKIRWPLVRLTAHAFTAATIVFNAAASDGPFTDDLIGAGMHAVVPVMFVISVEAARKVIVRMTPTGAESDGVPAHRWLLDPAGSWLMFRRMKLHGLRSYTEAVDRHREQVVYRAMLARRYPRGRGNWRGWRGAPVDERLPMIMAPFGLSVEEALAIPEQAAEEAERRAAADARKARERRIAEQMEADQDEIRLLDSQTAVEEARQHAASRKELAAVDARAAYSKAAAVADAHERVAVQEAEALESAEAAEALERAARARAAAATADEEAAAAESQAAELRRQAAVADEESAAAAAAIARHDADAAEAEQRAAEARRAAAETQARAVETEAQLTEEQRAAAARALENSRRLEEAAERERSAAETRAAAAGTDARAAEAEARAAETRRRAAETNAAASAAEERAAAAARAAEEARRAAAETRRRVAETEARAVVAEDYARLTPRERDARRVARMILAQGDGRPEAVELSAIAEALSVSVSTASERRREAAELLAAGYQPLSEPALATISGSA from the coding sequence ATGGCGGGTTCCGGGGGCGCCCTCGCCGCGGCGTGGGTCCCCGTCACCGCCGGACGCCCCCGGACGCCGGCCCGGGCTGCCGTTCCGAAGACGCGGACCTCCGTTCCGGGAGTAGGCGACGCCGTTCCAGGGACGGGCCGGGCCGTTCCGGGAGCAAGGGCGACGGGTACGCGGCGCGCCCTGGAAGCCCTGGCGATCGTCGGCGGCCTGGTCCTCGCCGCGATCGGCTTCACGGGCAGCTACCGCTCCCTCGTCCGCCTCGGGCAGCAGCACGGCCTCGGCGAGTTCGCGCGCGTCTTTCCCGTTGGTGTCGATGTCGGGATCGTCGTCCTGTACGCGATCGACCTGTACCTGACCCACCGCAAGATCCGCTGGCCCCTGGTCCGGCTCACCGCCCACGCCTTCACCGCGGCCACGATCGTCTTCAACGCCGCCGCCTCCGACGGCCCGTTCACGGACGACCTCATCGGGGCCGGCATGCACGCCGTCGTCCCGGTCATGTTCGTCATCTCCGTCGAGGCAGCCCGCAAGGTCATCGTGCGGATGACCCCCACCGGCGCCGAGAGCGACGGCGTGCCCGCGCATCGCTGGCTCCTCGACCCGGCCGGCTCCTGGCTGATGTTCCGCCGGATGAAACTCCACGGCCTCCGCTCCTACACGGAGGCGGTAGACAGGCACCGTGAGCAGGTCGTCTACCGCGCCATGCTCGCCCGCCGCTACCCCCGGGGGAGGGGCAACTGGCGCGGCTGGCGGGGCGCGCCCGTAGATGAACGCCTACCGATGATCATGGCGCCGTTCGGGCTGAGCGTGGAAGAGGCGCTCGCCATCCCGGAGCAGGCCGCGGAGGAGGCCGAGCGCCGCGCTGCAGCCGACGCCCGCAAGGCCCGGGAGCGCCGCATCGCCGAGCAGATGGAGGCCGACCAGGACGAGATCCGGCTACTCGACTCCCAGACCGCAGTCGAGGAGGCACGCCAGCACGCCGCATCCCGCAAGGAACTCGCGGCCGTGGACGCCCGTGCCGCGTACTCGAAAGCGGCCGCTGTCGCCGACGCCCACGAGCGGGTCGCCGTCCAGGAGGCCGAGGCCCTTGAGTCGGCGGAGGCCGCGGAGGCCCTCGAGCGGGCCGCCCGCGCCCGCGCCGCAGCCGCCACCGCGGACGAGGAAGCCGCCGCAGCGGAGTCACAGGCGGCCGAGCTCCGCCGCCAGGCCGCCGTCGCCGACGAGGAGAGTGCCGCCGCCGCCGCAGCCATCGCGCGCCATGATGCCGACGCCGCGGAGGCCGAGCAGCGCGCGGCCGAAGCCCGACGGGCCGCCGCCGAAACGCAGGCCCGCGCGGTCGAAACGGAGGCGCAGCTCACCGAAGAGCAGCGGGCCGCGGCCGCCCGGGCGCTCGAGAACAGCCGGCGCCTGGAGGAGGCTGCCGAGCGTGAACGGAGCGCGGCCGAAACGAGGGCCGCTGCCGCCGGAACCGACGCCCGCGCGGCCGAAGCGGAGGCGCGTGCCGCCGAAACGCGACGGCGTGCGGCCGAAACGAACGCCGCCGCCAGCGCCGCCGAGGAGCGCGCCGCCGCCGCGGCCCGGGCTGCCGAGGAGGCGCGGCGGGCTGCCGCCGAAACGCGACGGCGTGTGGCCGAAACGGAGGCCCGTGCGGTCGTAGCGGAGGACTACGCCCGCCTCACCCCCCGGGAGCGGGACGCGCGCAGGGTCGCCCGGATGATCCTCGCCCAGGGCGACGGCCGGCCCGAGGCCGTCGAGCTGTCCGCGATCGCGGAGGCCCTGAGCGTGTCCGTGTCCACCGCCTCGGAGCGACGCCGCGAAGCCGCCGAGCTCCTGGCCGCCGGCTACCAGCCGCTGTCCGAACCCGCCCTTGCCACCATCTCTGGGAGCGCCTGA
- a CDS encoding YcaO-like family protein, with protein MRGTVRARTAEETWAVLEPQLGRYGITRVADLTGLDCLGIPVWTAIRPGAVTLSASQGKGATGRLAAVSAVMEALELWHVEQPLRASWLGTAGEVGAPWPLTELSCRVRHGGLEAVTLPWAAGTGLIDGGAVPVPVGLVERRRPRLWEPALFRATSTGVACGNTWAEAVLHGLYEVVERHTLHADEQLGGTARRWFDPGTVVDSYAGSLIGRITGAGAVLETAWVVSPYGLPVCLAYLWSEDYPLWFAGSGCHHDPHVALARAVTEAAQSRLTCIAGTRDDLPSREDVFDAVAVRPRPKRAAARWDDVLVEYTPGPGGTFEEQAGHVAEVVRGVTGWEPVAVDLARPDTAFAVVKVIAPGATSRTRRSIPR; from the coding sequence ATGCGGGGGACGGTGCGGGCGCGTACGGCGGAGGAGACGTGGGCGGTGCTGGAGCCTCAGTTGGGCCGGTACGGGATCACGCGGGTGGCGGACCTGACGGGGCTGGACTGTCTGGGGATTCCGGTATGGACGGCGATCCGGCCGGGGGCGGTCACGCTGTCGGCGTCGCAGGGCAAGGGGGCGACGGGCCGGCTGGCGGCGGTCTCGGCGGTGATGGAGGCGCTGGAGCTGTGGCATGTTGAGCAGCCGCTGCGGGCGAGCTGGCTGGGTACGGCGGGCGAGGTGGGGGCGCCGTGGCCGTTGACGGAGCTGTCGTGCCGGGTGAGGCACGGCGGGCTCGAGGCGGTGACGCTGCCGTGGGCGGCCGGCACGGGGTTGATCGATGGTGGGGCGGTGCCGGTGCCGGTGGGGCTGGTGGAGCGGCGCCGCCCGCGGCTGTGGGAGCCGGCGTTGTTCAGGGCGACGAGCACGGGGGTGGCGTGCGGGAACACGTGGGCGGAGGCGGTGCTGCACGGCCTGTACGAGGTGGTGGAGCGGCACACCCTGCACGCGGATGAGCAGCTCGGAGGGACGGCGCGGCGGTGGTTCGATCCGGGCACCGTCGTGGACTCCTACGCCGGGTCGCTGATCGGGCGGATCACGGGGGCGGGGGCAGTGCTGGAGACGGCGTGGGTGGTGAGCCCGTACGGGCTGCCGGTGTGCCTGGCCTATCTGTGGTCGGAGGACTATCCGCTGTGGTTCGCCGGGTCGGGCTGCCACCACGATCCGCACGTGGCGCTCGCCCGGGCGGTGACGGAGGCCGCCCAGTCCCGGCTGACGTGTATCGCGGGCACGCGGGACGATCTGCCCTCGCGGGAGGACGTCTTCGACGCGGTGGCGGTACGACCGCGCCCCAAGCGGGCGGCCGCGCGGTGGGACGACGTTCTCGTCGAGTACACGCCCGGGCCGGGCGGGACGTTCGAGGAGCAGGCCGGGCATGTCGCTGAGGTGGTGCGCGGGGTGACGGGCTGGGAGCCGGTCGCGGTCGACCTGGCCCGGCCGGACACCGCGTTCGCCGTGGTGAAGGTGATCGCGCCGGGGGCGACCTCGAGGACCAGGAGGTCGATCCCCCGATGA
- a CDS encoding NAD(P)H-dependent glycerol-3-phosphate dehydrogenase, with translation MVRVAVLSAGSWGTTMAKVFADAGNRVTVHARRPELAAAINREHVNPDYLPGIVLPGLLRATSDVGEALAGAEYVVLSIPAQSLRSNLAGWAPLIEPDAVLVSLMKGIETDSGLRMSQVIQHVTGVPEERVAVLSGPNLAREIAAGHPAASVIACPDENSARYLQEASHTPYFRPYTATDVVGCELGGAVKNVIALAVGLAGGLGLGDNARALLITRGLAETARLGAAMGADPLTFSGLAGAGDLIATCSSPLSRNRTFGEHLGRGLSVEEATAATRQTAEGVKSCRAVLGLARAHGVEMPITEVVAAVVDGTATVRDAADVLLARTPKPERYSAA, from the coding sequence ATGGTGCGGGTTGCGGTGCTCTCCGCGGGATCGTGGGGTACGACCATGGCCAAGGTGTTCGCGGACGCGGGCAACCGCGTGACGGTGCACGCGCGCCGGCCCGAACTCGCCGCCGCGATCAACCGCGAGCACGTCAACCCGGACTATCTGCCGGGGATCGTCCTGCCCGGGCTGCTGCGCGCGACGAGCGACGTCGGTGAGGCGCTGGCGGGGGCCGAGTATGTGGTGCTGTCGATCCCGGCGCAGTCTCTGCGGTCCAATCTGGCCGGCTGGGCGCCGCTGATTGAGCCGGACGCGGTCCTCGTCAGCCTGATGAAGGGCATCGAGACGGACAGCGGGCTGCGGATGAGTCAGGTCATCCAGCACGTCACCGGGGTGCCGGAGGAGCGGGTGGCGGTGCTGTCGGGGCCGAACCTGGCCAGGGAGATCGCCGCCGGGCACCCCGCCGCCTCCGTCATCGCCTGCCCCGACGAGAACTCGGCCCGCTACCTGCAAGAGGCGTCGCACACCCCGTACTTCCGCCCCTACACAGCGACCGACGTGGTGGGGTGTGAGCTCGGCGGGGCGGTGAAGAACGTGATCGCGCTCGCGGTCGGGCTCGCCGGCGGGCTCGGCCTGGGCGACAACGCGCGCGCCCTCCTCATCACCCGCGGCCTTGCGGAGACAGCCCGGCTCGGGGCGGCGATGGGCGCGGACCCGTTGACGTTCTCCGGGCTCGCCGGGGCCGGCGACCTCATCGCGACCTGCTCCTCACCGCTGTCGCGGAACCGGACGTTCGGCGAGCACCTCGGCCGAGGCCTCAGCGTCGAGGAAGCTACCGCGGCGACCAGGCAGACCGCGGAAGGCGTGAAGTCCTGCCGCGCGGTGCTCGGGCTGGCCCGGGCGCACGGGGTGGAGATGCCGATCACCGAGGTTGTCGCCGCGGTCGTCGACGGCACCGCGACCGTGAGGGACGCCGCCGACGTTCTCCTCGCCCGCACCCCGAAGCCGGAACGCTACAGCGCCGCCTGA
- a CDS encoding DNA-methyltransferase: MSTWTVHEGDALTVLPTLDTPVDAVICDPPYNSGGRTMTERTSRTAREKYLTNGGRRHGFDLGDFTGENRDQRSYAAWLAMVLAHGYRLTRPGGAALVFTDWRQLPATTDALQAAGYTWRGIAVWHKPIARPQPGRLKQDCEFIVWGSHGAMIPGNQPVYLPGHFTGSQPRGRDRIHITQKPIEVMQQLVRIVPPGGTVLDMFAGAGTTGVAALLEDRSFIGVEQSATNAAAARERLTAVAPHAGA; this comes from the coding sequence ATGTCTACCTGGACTGTGCATGAGGGCGATGCCCTCACCGTCCTCCCCACCCTGGACACCCCAGTTGACGCGGTCATCTGCGATCCGCCGTACAACTCTGGCGGCCGCACGATGACGGAGCGGACCAGCCGCACCGCCCGCGAGAAGTACCTCACCAACGGTGGCAGACGGCATGGCTTCGACCTGGGCGACTTCACCGGCGAGAACCGAGACCAGCGGTCCTACGCCGCCTGGCTGGCCATGGTCCTCGCTCACGGGTACCGCCTGACCCGCCCCGGCGGGGCGGCGCTAGTCTTCACCGACTGGCGTCAACTCCCCGCTACGACCGACGCGCTGCAGGCCGCCGGCTACACCTGGCGGGGCATCGCCGTCTGGCACAAGCCGATCGCCCGCCCCCAGCCCGGCCGGCTCAAGCAGGACTGCGAGTTCATCGTCTGGGGAAGCCACGGCGCGATGATCCCCGGCAACCAACCCGTCTACCTGCCTGGCCACTTCACTGGCAGCCAGCCACGAGGCCGCGACCGGATCCACATCACCCAGAAGCCGATTGAGGTCATGCAGCAGCTGGTGCGGATCGTGCCGCCCGGTGGGACCGTCCTCGACATGTTCGCCGGGGCTGGCACCACGGGCGTGGCCGCGCTCTTGGAGGACCGCTCCTTCATCGGCGTCGAGCAGTCAGCCACCAACGCCGCCGCAGCGCGTGAGCGGTTGACCGCGGTCGCCCCGCATGCCGGCGCGTAG
- a CDS encoding TfuA-like protein, whose amino-acid sequence MIHVFTGPTLPADDDVLKGGRVRVRPPVRHGDLFGLAIAGGDAVVLVDGVYHQHAAVRHKEILALLARGVRVIGAASIGALRAVELEVFGMEPVGRVAEGFRSGRLVGDDEVAVGQDPQDATAVTWPLVNVREVLASGVAAGVLERRAADEVLEALRAVFYPQRTWAAVRAVCRQRAGAEFVEWLAGQRERYPRFGDVKYADARAAVLLALVGDGQEYQCVGAGGGVRAGAVCWDSGYFRRWRNDLAVEEAGGRRLPTRLRLAYQQVFDPLFPVVWWRFLEELSLRPGDGSAGMPLTERMAPYPGLPVHAVFRVEPDLSDPRVVELLLGRETRADRAAVARYAEADARARRTVVGYVAEAVRDEVAVGVLTSVWGCGEDGLDEAAAVRGLRSGGRAVEVVKPFVMGLYGDRRRGAVAAGAGRAL is encoded by the coding sequence GTGATTCACGTTTTCACGGGGCCGACGCTGCCCGCGGACGACGACGTGCTGAAAGGCGGGCGGGTGCGGGTGCGTCCTCCGGTGCGGCATGGGGATCTGTTCGGTCTGGCGATCGCCGGCGGGGACGCGGTGGTGCTGGTCGACGGGGTGTACCACCAGCATGCGGCGGTGCGGCACAAGGAGATCCTCGCCCTGCTGGCGCGGGGTGTGCGGGTGATCGGGGCGGCGAGTATCGGTGCGTTGCGGGCGGTGGAGCTCGAGGTGTTCGGTATGGAGCCGGTCGGCCGGGTGGCGGAAGGGTTCAGGTCCGGGCGGCTGGTCGGGGACGACGAGGTCGCGGTCGGACAGGACCCGCAGGACGCCACGGCGGTGACGTGGCCGTTGGTGAACGTGCGGGAGGTCCTGGCGTCCGGTGTGGCCGCCGGGGTCCTGGAGCGCCGGGCGGCCGACGAGGTGCTCGAGGCGTTGCGGGCGGTGTTCTACCCGCAGCGGACGTGGGCGGCCGTGAGGGCGGTGTGCCGGCAGCGCGCGGGTGCGGAGTTCGTGGAGTGGCTCGCCGGGCAGCGGGAGCGGTATCCGCGGTTCGGGGACGTGAAGTACGCGGATGCCCGGGCCGCTGTGCTCCTGGCGCTCGTCGGCGACGGCCAGGAGTACCAGTGCGTGGGGGCCGGCGGCGGGGTCCGGGCGGGGGCGGTCTGCTGGGACTCGGGGTACTTCCGGCGCTGGCGCAACGATCTTGCTGTGGAGGAGGCCGGCGGGCGGCGTCTGCCGACCCGCCTGCGTCTCGCGTACCAGCAGGTTTTCGATCCGTTGTTCCCGGTGGTGTGGTGGCGGTTCCTCGAGGAGTTGTCGCTGCGGCCGGGGGACGGCAGTGCGGGGATGCCGCTGACGGAGCGGATGGCCCCCTATCCGGGGCTGCCGGTGCACGCCGTGTTCCGCGTGGAGCCGGACCTGTCGGACCCGCGCGTCGTGGAGCTGCTGCTGGGACGCGAGACGAGGGCGGACCGGGCGGCCGTGGCCCGGTACGCGGAGGCGGACGCCCGGGCGCGGCGGACGGTTGTGGGGTACGTGGCGGAGGCTGTGCGGGATGAGGTGGCGGTGGGGGTGCTGACGTCGGTGTGGGGCTGCGGTGAGGACGGGCTGGACGAGGCTGCGGCAGTGCGTGGGCTGCGCAGCGGGGGCCGGGCGGTGGAGGTGGTGAAGCCGTTCGTGATGGGGCTGTACGGCGACCGGCGGCGCGGGGCTGTGGCGGCGGGTGCGGGGAGGGCGCTGTGA
- a CDS encoding zinc finger domain-containing protein: MTSTTTQHETPAEAEHDHLYEGKTITLDELAAHLSSVDLLLRQLARAAETPATPVELEPTIDSLRSLAGQAKEHAQRLAFLARIVEGDVPLATTFPGGDPWGAAAVDTDRDDYGGPAVIPTQWQLIRVARDAPKTGATTYPEGMAAVPRSVLIAWESKTAMARRNRERNAAVEREVLVIECGRCEAQPGEQCKTSKGWAAEQAHTGRRREAEARVDARLGYLGPNPVALPDA; encoded by the coding sequence GTGACCAGTACGACCACCCAACACGAGACGCCGGCCGAGGCCGAGCACGACCACCTGTACGAGGGGAAGACCATCACCCTCGACGAACTCGCCGCCCACCTCTCCTCGGTCGACCTCCTCCTGCGCCAGCTCGCCCGCGCCGCCGAAACACCCGCGACCCCGGTCGAGCTCGAGCCGACCATCGACAGCCTGCGGTCCCTGGCCGGCCAGGCCAAGGAGCACGCGCAGCGCCTCGCCTTCCTGGCGCGCATCGTCGAGGGGGACGTCCCCCTCGCGACCACCTTCCCCGGCGGCGACCCCTGGGGCGCGGCGGCCGTCGACACCGACCGTGACGACTACGGCGGTCCGGCCGTCATCCCGACCCAGTGGCAGCTGATCCGCGTCGCCCGCGACGCCCCGAAGACCGGCGCCACCACCTACCCGGAAGGGATGGCCGCCGTACCGCGGTCGGTCCTGATCGCCTGGGAGTCCAAGACGGCGATGGCCCGCCGCAACCGGGAACGCAACGCCGCGGTGGAGCGCGAGGTCCTCGTCATCGAGTGCGGCCGGTGCGAGGCGCAGCCCGGCGAACAGTGCAAAACCTCGAAGGGCTGGGCAGCCGAGCAGGCACACACCGGGCGGCGGCGGGAGGCCGAGGCACGCGTGGATGCCCGGCTCGGCTACCTCGGCCCGAACCCCGTCGCCCTCCCCGACGCCTGA
- a CDS encoding helix-turn-helix domain-containing protein, with protein sequence MAREVSKEAQRVFDALSQVEAIEDPEERAVAISEVLADQAKREARLKALRREVVLQLRAQRVPYRAIAARLKVSLGTVQNIERGHSGAWGTKPRTKPEAAEEAGPADR encoded by the coding sequence GTGGCCAGAGAGGTCTCCAAGGAGGCGCAAAGAGTGTTCGACGCGTTGTCGCAGGTGGAGGCCATTGAGGATCCAGAGGAACGCGCGGTGGCGATCAGTGAGGTGCTCGCCGACCAGGCGAAGAGAGAGGCGCGTCTGAAGGCGCTGCGGCGCGAGGTCGTCCTGCAACTACGCGCTCAGAGGGTGCCGTACCGGGCGATCGCGGCACGGTTGAAGGTCTCCCTGGGGACGGTCCAGAACATCGAGCGCGGTCACTCCGGAGCCTGGGGGACCAAGCCCCGCACCAAGCCCGAAGCCGCTGAAGAAGCCGGGCCGGCCGACAGATGA
- a CDS encoding SAM-dependent methyltransferase, which translates to MTDTREEVLAEHFDAFHTARAAHGLVDRLYAEAMGDAYPHDVAPYSSCDLVLLGQLVGRLRLRPGQVLGDAGCGTGGVGLWLARALGVRLVGWDVSLAAVRLATGRAARFAMAGRAEFRVGTLEASRLPEESLDGLVCVDAFANADAGRALGEMRRVIRAGGRLVVTRAGTGDVQGRAVTQAAEAGLVVEEIVVRAGEPAMWERLYGLWQEREAELRRAVGDEQAGRMLREAERMVPRLAARTALLVTMRVPG; encoded by the coding sequence ATGACGGACACCCGTGAGGAGGTGCTGGCGGAGCACTTCGACGCGTTCCACACCGCGCGGGCCGCGCACGGCCTGGTGGACCGCCTGTATGCGGAGGCGATGGGCGACGCCTACCCGCACGACGTCGCCCCCTACAGCTCCTGCGACCTGGTCCTCCTGGGCCAGCTGGTGGGACGGCTCCGGCTGCGGCCCGGCCAGGTGTTGGGGGACGCGGGGTGCGGGACGGGCGGGGTGGGGCTGTGGCTGGCCCGGGCGCTGGGCGTGCGGCTGGTCGGCTGGGACGTCTCTCTGGCGGCCGTACGGCTCGCGACCGGGCGCGCCGCGCGGTTCGCGATGGCGGGGCGTGCCGAGTTCCGGGTGGGGACGCTCGAGGCGAGCCGGCTCCCGGAGGAGAGTCTGGACGGGCTGGTGTGCGTGGACGCGTTCGCCAACGCCGATGCCGGGCGGGCGCTGGGCGAGATGCGGCGGGTGATCCGGGCGGGCGGCCGGCTGGTCGTGACGCGGGCCGGAACCGGCGACGTCCAGGGCAGGGCGGTGACGCAGGCCGCCGAGGCGGGTCTGGTCGTGGAGGAGATCGTGGTGCGGGCGGGTGAGCCGGCGATGTGGGAGCGGCTGTACGGGCTGTGGCAGGAGCGGGAGGCGGAGTTGCGGCGGGCGGTCGGCGACGAGCAGGCCGGGCGGATGCTGCGTGAGGCCGAGCGGATGGTCCCGCGGCTGGCTGCCCGTACGGCGCTCCTCGTGACCATGCGGGTGCCCGGATAG